A single window of Bufo bufo chromosome 10, aBufBuf1.1, whole genome shotgun sequence DNA harbors:
- the TSHZ3 gene encoding teashirt homolog 3 produces MPRRKQQAPRRAAAYVSDELKAAALIDDDAEAEDAVVEGEPSSKYVCPEKEFANNSPSYQHSPAGEFSNHEMDSESHVSETSDRMADFESSSIKNEEESKEILAPLEDSNVSDSLEQMKAVYNNFLSNSYWSNLSLNLHQSTSEKNNASSSSSSSSASSCGSFDWHQTAMAKTLQQVSQSRVLPEPSLFSTVQLYRQSSKLYGSIFTGASKFRCKDCSAAYDTLVQLTVHMNETGHYRDDNHETDNNNPKRWSKPRKRSLLEMEGKEDAQKVLKCMYCGHSFESLQDLSVHMIKTKHYQKVPLKEPVTPVAAKIVPAARKKLSLELDLPSSPDSTGGTPKPTISDGNEVLQKNSNPYITPNNRYGHQNGASYAWHFEARKSQILKCMECGSSHDTLQELTAHMMVTGHFIKVTNSALKKGKPVMEAPTTPTSLLDEKVQSVPLAATTFTPPTNNNASLSPKLTVEIKKEVDKDKVIPDDKIKDKEKSSEEEEKFDVSSKYHYLTENDLEESPKGGLDILKSLENTVTSAINKAQNGTPSWGGYPSIHAAYQLPNMMKLSLGSSGKSTLLKPMYGNSDVMSPTKNPPLVSPPSSQTSPVPKTNFHAMEELVKKVTEKVAKVEEKMKEPEGNFSPVKRATPSPSGSETSEPQKTDVLNEVVFKSQQNSPVLQKDNCKESSTLEPVENGKDHVKSIIGSLSSSTAIITDHPPEQPFVNPLSALQSVMNIHLGKAAKPSLPALDPMSMLFKMSNSLAEKAAVATPPIQAKKTDHLTDRYFYHVNNDQPIDLTKGKSDKNCSLASTLLSPTSTSSASSSSTVTTAKTSAVVSFMSNSPLRENALSDISDMLKNLTESHTSKSSTPNSISEKSDIDGTTIEEPEENTPAQKRKGRQSNWNPQHLLILQAQFAASLRQTSEGKYVMSDLSPQERMHISRFTGLSMTTISHWLANVKYQLRRTGGTKFLKNLDTGHPVFFCNDCASQIRTPSTYISHLESHLGFRIRDLSKISSEQIHNQIAQTKSPSDKRASSPEEETGTSYQCKLCNRTFASKHAVKLHLSKTHGKSPEDHLLYVSELEKQ; encoded by the coding sequence CATACGTCTCTGATGAGTTGAAGGCAGCCGCCCTCATTGATGATGATGCTGAAGCTGAGGACGCTGTCGTTGAAGGCGAGCCATCTTCAAAATATGTCTGTCCTGAAAAGGAATTCGCAAATAACTCTCCGAGCTACCAGCACTCTCCTGCCGGAGAATTCTCCAACCATGAGATGGACAGCGAATCTCACGTCAGTGAGACCAGTGACCGCATGGCTGACTTTGAAAGTAGCTCCATCAAAAATGAAGAAGAGAGCAAAGAGATCTTGGCTCCTTTGGAGGACTCCAATGTGTCTGACAGCTTAGAGCAGATGAAAGCTGTCTACAATAATTTCCTATCAAATTCTTACTGGTCCAACCTCAGCTTAAATCTTCACCAGTCAACTTCAGAAAAGAACAAtgccagtagtagcagcagcagtagcagtgctAGCAGCTGTGGAAGTTTTGACTGGCACCAGACAGCCATGGCTAAAACGCTACAGCAAGTATCTCAGAGCCGGGTCCTACCTGAGCCGAGCCTCTTCAGCACTGTCCAGTTGTACCGACAGAGCAGTAAACTCTATGGTTCCATTTTCACAGGTGCCAGTAAATTCCGTTGCAAAGACTGTAGCGCTGCATATGATACACTAGTACAACTGACAGTTCACATGAATGAAACGGGACATTACAGAGATGATAACCATGAAACTGATAACAATAATCCAAAACGTTGGTCAAAGCCACGTAAACGTTCATTACTTGAAATGGAAGGAAAAGAAGATGCCCAAAAAGTGTTAaagtgcatgtactgtggtcattCATTCGAATCTCTTCAGGACCTAAGTGTTCACATGATTAAAACAAAACACTACCAAAAAGTGCCTCTTAAAGAACCCGTTACCCCTGTAGCAGCAAAAATTGTCCCAGCTGCTAGGAAAAAGCTCTCTCTAGAACTTGATCTTCCAAGTTCTCCTGATTCGACAGGAGGGACACCAAAACCCACTATTTCAGATGGAAATGAAGTTTTGCAAAAGAATTCAAACCCATATATTACACCAAATAACCGGTATGGCCACCAGAATGGGGCCAGTTATGCTTGGCATTTTGAAGCTAGGAAGTCCCAGATACTAAAGTGCATGGAATGTGGCAGCTCTCATGACACATTACAAGAACTCACTGCCCACATGATGGTCACAGGACATTTTATAAAAGTGACCAACTCAGCGCTTAAGAAAGGAAAACCTGTCATGGAAGCCCCTACTACACCAACCTCTTTACTGGATGAAAAGGTACAGTCCGTACCGCTAGCTGCCACCACTTTTACACCTCCCACTAATAATAACGCTTCACTTTCACCAAAACTTACTGTTGAAATTAAAAAAGAAGTTGACAAAGATAAAGTAATCCCAGATGACAAAATCAAAGACAAGGAGAAGTCAAGTGAAGAAGAAGAAAAGTTTGATGTCTCTTCCAAATATCATTACCTAACTGAAAATGATTTAGAAGAAAGCCCCAAAGGTGGGTTAGATATCCTTAAATCTTTAGAAAATACTGTAACATCTGCCATTAATAAAGCGCAGAATGGCACTCCAAGTTGGGGGGGCTATCCAAGCATCCATGCTGCCTACCAGCTCCCCAACATGATGAAGTTATCACTAGGCTCCTCAGGGAAAAGTACTCTATTAAAACCAATGTATGGTAATAGTGATGTTATGTCACCTACCAAAAATCCGCCACTGGTGTCACCACCAAGCAGTCAGACCTCCCCTGTGCCAAAGACTAACTTCCATGCCATGGAGGAATTAGTCAAGAAAGTGACAGAGAAAGTAGCTAAAGTGGAGGAGAAAATGAAGGAGCCAGAGGGGAATTTTTCACCAGTAAAAAGGGCAACACCATCTCCAAGTGGTAGTGAGACTAGTGAACCTCAGAAAACTGATGTTCTGAATGAAGTTGTATTTAAAAGCCAGCAAAATAGTCCAGTTTTACAAAAAGACAACTGCAAGGAAAGCTCGACTCTAGAGCCAGTAGAAAATGGCAAGGACCACGTCAAGTCGATAATAGGCAGCTTAAGTAGCAGCACTGCTATAATAACAGATCACCCTCCAGAACAACCGTTTGTTAATCCATTAAGTGCACTGCAGTCTGTTATGAACATTCACCTTGGCAAGGCAGCTAAACCCTCTCTGCCGGCTCTGGATCCCATGAGCATGCTATTTAAAATGAGTAACAGCTTGGCTGAAAAAGCTGCAGTTGCGACCCCACCTATCCAAGCCAAAAAAACAGACCACTTAACAGACCGTTATTTTTATCATGTCAACAATGACCAGCCCATAGATTTGACGAAAGGAAAGAGTGACAAAAACTGCTCTTTGGCTTCAACGCTTTTGTCACCCACATCGACATCTTCTGCATCTTCTTCATCTACAGTGACAACAGCAAAGACATCTGCAGTCGTGTCATTCATGTCAAACTCACCGCTGCGCGAGAATGCCTTGTCAGATATTTCTGATATGCTGAAGAACCTGACAGAAAGCCACACATCAAAATCTTCTACACCTAACAGTATATCTGAAAAATCTGACATCGACGGTACCACAATAGAGGAACCAGAAGAAAACACACCAGCTCAGAAAAGGAAAGGACGCCAGTCCAACTGGAACCCACAACATTTGCTTATCCTACAAGCCCAGTTTGCAGCTAGTTTGCGACAGACATCTGAAGGGAAATATGTCATGTCGGACTTGAGCCCTCAAGAAAGAATGCACATTTCCAGGTTTACAGGACTCTCTATGACCACAATTAGTCACTGGCTAGCTAATGTGAAATACCAGCTACGAAGGACAGGTGGAACGAAGTTCCTCAAGAACTTGGACACTGGGCATCCAGTGTTTTTTTGTAATGACTGCGCCTCGCAAATCAGGACACCCTCAACGTACATCAGTCACCTTGAATCACATCTAGGTTTTAGAATAAGGGACTTGTCTAAAATTTCTAGTGAACAGATACACAATCAGATAGCACAAACAAAATCCCCCTCTGACAAGCGAGCTTCCTCCCCTGAAGAAGAGACTGGAACTTCTTATCAGTGTAAGCTTTGCAACCGGACATTTGCGAGCAAGCACGCTGTGAAACTGCATTTGAGTAAAACACATGGGAAGTCTCCAGAAG